Proteins co-encoded in one Mycobacterium mantenii genomic window:
- a CDS encoding acyl-CoA dehydrogenase family protein, translated as MSAHTADLLYSDTEEALRAGVRQLFAERCPPESVARVYDPEPQNFSGVWRTLAAELGVAGLLVPESLGGAGASAREAAVVMEEIGRAVAPVPFLSSAVLATIALSRAGDTETVSALAQGELTAALVVPLSSAPGDPITVVGGDADGLSGTVTSVAGADVADVLVVPVAGPDGLELHTVARDAAGVRISPLLALDMTRTLAAVSFSGTPSSRAGAGDQSVTEAIRTGAALLAAEQLGVAQWCFETTLQYTRERRQFGRTIGSYQAIKHRLADLWFEVGAATAAARYAADTCARGGEDADAAAAIAQAYCSDVAVHAAEECVQLHGGIGMTWEYPAHLYLKRAKSDQLAFGTAYRHRARLAELVDLPAF; from the coding sequence ATGAGCGCGCACACCGCCGACCTGCTGTACTCCGACACCGAAGAGGCACTGCGGGCCGGCGTCCGTCAGCTGTTCGCCGAGCGGTGCCCGCCCGAATCGGTGGCCCGCGTCTATGACCCTGAACCACAGAACTTTTCGGGTGTGTGGCGCACACTGGCCGCCGAGCTGGGCGTCGCCGGCCTGCTGGTTCCGGAGTCGCTCGGCGGCGCCGGCGCGAGCGCGCGCGAGGCCGCCGTGGTCATGGAGGAGATCGGCCGGGCCGTGGCACCGGTGCCGTTTTTGTCCAGCGCGGTCCTCGCCACGATCGCACTGTCGCGGGCCGGGGACACCGAGACCGTGTCGGCGCTGGCCCAGGGCGAACTGACGGCGGCGTTGGTGGTGCCGCTGTCGAGCGCGCCGGGCGATCCGATCACAGTCGTCGGCGGCGACGCCGACGGACTGAGCGGGACCGTCACCAGCGTGGCCGGTGCCGACGTTGCCGACGTGCTGGTGGTCCCGGTCGCCGGCCCGGACGGGCTCGAGTTGCATACCGTAGCCCGCGATGCGGCGGGCGTGCGGATTTCACCGTTGCTCGCGCTCGATATGACCAGAACCCTTGCTGCCGTGTCGTTTTCGGGAACGCCGTCATCGCGAGCCGGGGCGGGCGACCAGTCGGTCACCGAAGCCATCCGGACCGGGGCGGCCCTGCTCGCCGCCGAGCAACTCGGGGTCGCCCAATGGTGCTTCGAGACCACGCTGCAGTACACCAGGGAACGCAGGCAGTTCGGCCGCACCATCGGCTCCTACCAGGCGATCAAGCACCGGTTGGCGGATCTGTGGTTCGAGGTCGGTGCCGCGACGGCCGCGGCCCGTTATGCCGCCGACACCTGCGCCCGGGGCGGGGAAGACGCGGACGCCGCGGCGGCCATCGCCCAGGCCTACTGCAGCGATGTCGCCGTGCATGCCGCCGAGGAGTGCGTACAGCTGCACGGCGGCATCGGCATGACCTGGGAATATCCCGCGCACCTGTACCTCAAGCGGGCCAAGAGCGACCAGTTGGCATTCGGCACCGCCTACCGGCACCGCGCCCGCCTGGCCGAATTGGTGGACCTGCCGGCGTTTTGA
- a CDS encoding glycosyltransferase, with translation MRVLLSAYDSRGGVEPLAALAVQLRTLGIDARVSAPPDAEFVELLAGVGVQMLPFGDSLRAMKTGATPSEEVLRRHLDGLIAAQFDTVAAAAQGCDALVVAGFPPAAAAARSASESLGIPYVYASYQPTILPSPHHPPPAYANGPFALGTVDNRVLWQLDGRHMQELFGETLNGHRASLGLPPLDNLRDYALTDCPWLATDPILDPWRPGDLDVVQTGAWLRRDERPLPAELVTFLEAGAPPVYVGFGSMPMRASADVARTAIEAVRAQGRRVLVSRGWAGLAPIDDRDDCFAVGDVNHQALFGRVAAVVHHGGAGTTTAAARAGAPQVVVPQGADQPYWAGRVRDLGIGAAHDGPAPSTESLSAALKAALTEPARARASAVAATIRADGAAVAAKLLVNALSR, from the coding sequence ATGCGAGTGTTGCTGTCGGCGTACGACTCGCGCGGAGGCGTCGAGCCGCTGGCGGCGCTCGCGGTGCAGTTGCGGACACTCGGCATCGACGCACGGGTGAGCGCGCCGCCGGATGCCGAATTCGTTGAGCTGCTGGCCGGTGTCGGCGTGCAGATGCTGCCTTTCGGCGACTCACTGCGCGCGATGAAGACCGGGGCGACGCCCTCGGAGGAGGTCTTGCGCCGGCACCTGGACGGGTTGATCGCGGCCCAATTCGACACCGTGGCCGCCGCGGCACAGGGCTGCGATGCGTTGGTGGTGGCCGGCTTTCCGCCGGCCGCGGCCGCCGCCCGGTCGGCATCGGAAAGCCTGGGGATCCCGTACGTCTACGCGAGTTACCAGCCCACCATCCTGCCGTCGCCGCACCACCCGCCGCCGGCGTACGCGAACGGGCCGTTCGCTTTGGGCACGGTCGACAACCGGGTGCTGTGGCAACTCGATGGCCGCCACATGCAGGAGCTGTTCGGCGAGACGCTCAACGGTCACCGGGCGTCCCTCGGCCTGCCGCCGTTGGACAACCTGCGCGACTACGCGCTGACCGACTGCCCGTGGCTGGCGACGGATCCGATCCTGGACCCGTGGCGGCCCGGCGACCTCGACGTGGTCCAGACGGGCGCCTGGCTGCGGCGCGACGAACGCCCGCTGCCGGCCGAGTTGGTGACATTCCTCGAGGCCGGCGCACCGCCGGTCTACGTGGGTTTCGGCAGCATGCCCATGCGCGCCTCAGCGGACGTCGCCCGGACGGCCATCGAGGCGGTCCGCGCCCAGGGCCGCCGCGTCCTGGTGTCGCGCGGCTGGGCAGGGCTGGCCCCGATCGACGACCGGGACGACTGCTTCGCCGTCGGCGACGTCAACCACCAGGCGCTGTTCGGGCGGGTCGCCGCCGTCGTGCACCACGGTGGGGCGGGCACCACGACGGCCGCCGCCCGGGCCGGCGCGCCGCAGGTGGTGGTGCCCCAGGGCGCCGACCAGCCGTACTGGGCGGGCCGGGTGAGAGACCTGGGCATCGGCGCCGCCCACGACGGTCCCGCCCCGAGCACCGAGTCGCTCTCGGCGGCGCTCAAGGCGGCGCTGACCGAACCGGCCCGCGCGCGTGCGAGCGCGGTGGCCGCCACCATCCGCGCCGACGGCGCCGCGGTGGCGGCGAAGCTGCTGGTGAACGCGCTATCGCGGTAG